A single region of the Montipora capricornis isolate CH-2021 chromosome 13, ASM3666992v2, whole genome shotgun sequence genome encodes:
- the LOC138029341 gene encoding centromere protein I-like isoform X1 produces MVMTNDSSSSVKLDESLDFLLKQDLSGPKARIKVETALAVEMIEDVAHNNGLQHDQVENLVKLVTSAKYADSVSSRLVKCLIPQGLVPSSAVVKVASRMCTNKLSLNMKVLLVRWILIIFNLIDDLKDLHSLYGVFFLFLESNMLCPHICHLLYYLTRKEDVQHFRIKKLLDLQSRMGIKPHLVGLLSIYKIHCPNLVSLASSSSNKKLWFKESDMSWREAIKKVQTRYNAPILLDSFLLSVGVTCKSPLPKKRKFCHRVSIPEIYTTVLPEKKISSEQPSSFKDLLNSIDIVEFPSQVACVLNSPLLQHALSCNPEFVVLQRLNFWLNHSLCEEFFTGSEAYADASSMLLLQKLENFTCFIQESIPALEAFLVQYLFTWNGKDFRPLLLKLIAQLSLWPFQRFNDLILEHLRKLFFSSSVYTKCQIMYCFTSLLRNFLAVELPRQQELLQEERSNIACVSMFVEDEVAPFDPLKTVYDFIQFVDKICVVGLQVEEDHALLQHWVLNFFELVSTAHRQFSLPFVEIPSSGIIYRMLFSDNSMAVSRLCQIVVNYKREFESLKTSQGDSQAPCLAFPDGFQSIQRLNQYILDICDSLWRNKAFIDKEKSFCFSMPSSVTDSLAVNHMNELFSIHHHVALIGEAWKFLHQTQPEEMKLTPSLIKGRSRRAFLEHLMQRNIGGILTFLDTFIKPRS; encoded by the exons ATGGTCATGACCAATGATTCATCAAGCTCTGTCAAATTGGACGAATCCCTTGATTTTTTGCTGAAACAAG ATTTATCTGGTCCAAAAGCTCGGATCAAGGTGGAAACTGCACTTGCAGTTGAAATGATTGAAGACGTAGCTCATAACAACGGATTACAGCACGATCAAGTGGAGAATTTGGTCAAGCTCGTTACCAGTGCAAAATATG cTGATAGTGTATCATCTAGACTTGTAAAGTGCCTCATTCCTCAGGGGTTAGTTCCTTCATCAGCTGTTGTCAAAGTGGCTTCCAGGATGTGCACCAACAAATTGTCTCTTAATATGAAG GTTTTGTTGGTTCGATggatattaataatatttaaccTAATCGATGACCTGAAAGATTTGCATTCTTTGTATGgagtattttttcttttcttggaaagTAATATGTTG TGTCCCCATATCTGTCATCTCCTTTATTATCTGACCAGAAAAGAGGATG tGCAGCACTTCAGGATTAAAAAGCTTTTAGATCTCCAAAGCCGAATG GGAATCAAACCACACTTGGTTGGCTTACTTTCCATCTACAAGATACACTGTCCAAATCTTGTAAGTTTGGCATCATCATCTTCAAATAAG AAACTGTGGTTTAAGGAATCAGACATGTCTTGGAGAGAGGCAATCAAGAAAGTCCAG ACTAGATACAATGCACCAATTTTGCTGGACAGCTTCCTCCTTTCAGTGGGAGTAACATGCAAGTCTCCA TTACCCAAGAAAAGGAAGTTCTGTCACAGGGTCAGCATTCCTGAAATATATACCACTGTATTGCCAGAAAAGAAGATTTCTAGTGAGCAGCCTTCTTCTTTCAAAGATCTTCTCAACAGTATTGACATTGTTGAG tttccAAGTCAGGTTGCTTGTGTCCTCAACTCTCCTCTCTTACAACATGCATTGTCCTGTAACCCAGAGTTTGTTGTGCTTCAGAGATTAAACTTCTGGCTCAATCATTCTTTGTGTGAAG AATTTTTTACTGGATCAGAGGCTTATGCAGATGCAAGCAGCATGTTACTATTGCAGAAACTGGAGAATTTTACATGTTTTATTCAG GAGTCTATACCTGCCTTGGAAGCCTTTTTGGTGCAGTACCTGTTTACATGGAATGGAAAAGACTTCAGACCACTGTTACTGAAACTCATTGCTCAGTTAAGCTTATGGCCATTTCAAC GTTTCAATGACTTAATCCTTGAACACCTcagaaaactttttttctcctcaTCAGTTTACACCAAG TGCCAAATAATGTACTGTTTTACCAGTTTGTTGAGAAATTTCTTGGCTGTTGAGTTACCAAGGCAACAAGAATTACTTCAGGAGGAAAGATCAAACATAGCATG TGTGTCGATGTTTGTTGAAGATGAAGTGGCACCGTTTGATCCCCTAAAGACTGTGTATGACTTTATTCAGTTTGTGGACAAGATTTGTGTTGTAGGACTCCAG GTCGAAGAAGACCACGCCCTTTTGCAGCATTGGGTTTTGAATTTTTTCGAATTG GTATCAACTGCCCATCGACAGTTCTCCCTTCCTTTTGTGGAGATTCCATCATCAGGCATCATTTACAGGATGCTGTTTTCAGATAACTCAATGGCTGTCTCAAGATTGTGTCAAATCGTCGTAAA TTACAAGAGGGAGTTCGAATCGCTCAAAACATCACAAGGAGATTCACAG GCGCCTTGCTTGGCATTTCCGGATGGATTTCAAAGCATACAAAGATTGAATCAGTACATTCTGGATATTTGCGACAGCCTATGGAGAAACAAAGCTTTTATCGATAAAGAGAAATCGTTTTGTTTCAGTATGCCAAG CTCAGTGACTGATTCTCTTGCTGTAAATCATATGAACGAGTTATTTTCAATCCACCATCACGTGGCTTTGATTGGGGAGGCCTGGAAATTCCTCCATCAG ACTCAGCCTGAAGAAATGAAACTCACCCCGAGCTTGATAAAG GGTCGTTCAAGACGAGCCTTTTTGGAGCATCTGATGCAACGGAATATTGGTGGAATTCTCACTTTCCTAGATACGTTTATTAAACCCCGATCATGA
- the LOC138029341 gene encoding centromere protein I-like isoform X2 — protein MVMTNDSSSSVKLDESLDFLLKQDLSGPKARIKVETALAVEMIEDVAHNNGLQHDQVENLVKLVTSAKYADSVSSRLVKCLIPQGLVPSSAVVKVASRMCTNKLSLNMKCPHICHLLYYLTRKEDVQHFRIKKLLDLQSRMGIKPHLVGLLSIYKIHCPNLVSLASSSSNKKLWFKESDMSWREAIKKVQTRYNAPILLDSFLLSVGVTCKSPLPKKRKFCHRVSIPEIYTTVLPEKKISSEQPSSFKDLLNSIDIVEFPSQVACVLNSPLLQHALSCNPEFVVLQRLNFWLNHSLCEEFFTGSEAYADASSMLLLQKLENFTCFIQESIPALEAFLVQYLFTWNGKDFRPLLLKLIAQLSLWPFQRFNDLILEHLRKLFFSSSVYTKCQIMYCFTSLLRNFLAVELPRQQELLQEERSNIACVSMFVEDEVAPFDPLKTVYDFIQFVDKICVVGLQVEEDHALLQHWVLNFFELVSTAHRQFSLPFVEIPSSGIIYRMLFSDNSMAVSRLCQIVVNYKREFESLKTSQGDSQAPCLAFPDGFQSIQRLNQYILDICDSLWRNKAFIDKEKSFCFSMPSSVTDSLAVNHMNELFSIHHHVALIGEAWKFLHQTQPEEMKLTPSLIKGRSRRAFLEHLMQRNIGGILTFLDTFIKPRS, from the exons ATGGTCATGACCAATGATTCATCAAGCTCTGTCAAATTGGACGAATCCCTTGATTTTTTGCTGAAACAAG ATTTATCTGGTCCAAAAGCTCGGATCAAGGTGGAAACTGCACTTGCAGTTGAAATGATTGAAGACGTAGCTCATAACAACGGATTACAGCACGATCAAGTGGAGAATTTGGTCAAGCTCGTTACCAGTGCAAAATATG cTGATAGTGTATCATCTAGACTTGTAAAGTGCCTCATTCCTCAGGGGTTAGTTCCTTCATCAGCTGTTGTCAAAGTGGCTTCCAGGATGTGCACCAACAAATTGTCTCTTAATATGAAG TGTCCCCATATCTGTCATCTCCTTTATTATCTGACCAGAAAAGAGGATG tGCAGCACTTCAGGATTAAAAAGCTTTTAGATCTCCAAAGCCGAATG GGAATCAAACCACACTTGGTTGGCTTACTTTCCATCTACAAGATACACTGTCCAAATCTTGTAAGTTTGGCATCATCATCTTCAAATAAG AAACTGTGGTTTAAGGAATCAGACATGTCTTGGAGAGAGGCAATCAAGAAAGTCCAG ACTAGATACAATGCACCAATTTTGCTGGACAGCTTCCTCCTTTCAGTGGGAGTAACATGCAAGTCTCCA TTACCCAAGAAAAGGAAGTTCTGTCACAGGGTCAGCATTCCTGAAATATATACCACTGTATTGCCAGAAAAGAAGATTTCTAGTGAGCAGCCTTCTTCTTTCAAAGATCTTCTCAACAGTATTGACATTGTTGAG tttccAAGTCAGGTTGCTTGTGTCCTCAACTCTCCTCTCTTACAACATGCATTGTCCTGTAACCCAGAGTTTGTTGTGCTTCAGAGATTAAACTTCTGGCTCAATCATTCTTTGTGTGAAG AATTTTTTACTGGATCAGAGGCTTATGCAGATGCAAGCAGCATGTTACTATTGCAGAAACTGGAGAATTTTACATGTTTTATTCAG GAGTCTATACCTGCCTTGGAAGCCTTTTTGGTGCAGTACCTGTTTACATGGAATGGAAAAGACTTCAGACCACTGTTACTGAAACTCATTGCTCAGTTAAGCTTATGGCCATTTCAAC GTTTCAATGACTTAATCCTTGAACACCTcagaaaactttttttctcctcaTCAGTTTACACCAAG TGCCAAATAATGTACTGTTTTACCAGTTTGTTGAGAAATTTCTTGGCTGTTGAGTTACCAAGGCAACAAGAATTACTTCAGGAGGAAAGATCAAACATAGCATG TGTGTCGATGTTTGTTGAAGATGAAGTGGCACCGTTTGATCCCCTAAAGACTGTGTATGACTTTATTCAGTTTGTGGACAAGATTTGTGTTGTAGGACTCCAG GTCGAAGAAGACCACGCCCTTTTGCAGCATTGGGTTTTGAATTTTTTCGAATTG GTATCAACTGCCCATCGACAGTTCTCCCTTCCTTTTGTGGAGATTCCATCATCAGGCATCATTTACAGGATGCTGTTTTCAGATAACTCAATGGCTGTCTCAAGATTGTGTCAAATCGTCGTAAA TTACAAGAGGGAGTTCGAATCGCTCAAAACATCACAAGGAGATTCACAG GCGCCTTGCTTGGCATTTCCGGATGGATTTCAAAGCATACAAAGATTGAATCAGTACATTCTGGATATTTGCGACAGCCTATGGAGAAACAAAGCTTTTATCGATAAAGAGAAATCGTTTTGTTTCAGTATGCCAAG CTCAGTGACTGATTCTCTTGCTGTAAATCATATGAACGAGTTATTTTCAATCCACCATCACGTGGCTTTGATTGGGGAGGCCTGGAAATTCCTCCATCAG ACTCAGCCTGAAGAAATGAAACTCACCCCGAGCTTGATAAAG GGTCGTTCAAGACGAGCCTTTTTGGAGCATCTGATGCAACGGAATATTGGTGGAATTCTCACTTTCCTAGATACGTTTATTAAACCCCGATCATGA